Genomic segment of bacterium HR17:
GATGGCTGCCGGCTGCCGCTCGGCTTATCGTGGACATCGGCACAGGCACCGGCGATTTTGCGTTTGCTGCCCTGTCCCGTTGCCCTCAGGCACAAGTTATCGGTGTAGATGTGTCGCTGCCGATGCTGCGGATCGCGCGACACAAAGCGGCGCGTCACGCCCCTCACCGCTGCACATGGGTGCTGGGCGATGCCCTGCAGTTGCCTTTACCGGACCAATGCGCCGACGCCATTTTGTGCGCTTTCGCTTTGCGTAATTTCAGCGACATTGATCAGGGGTTGCGCGAGATGGTGCGGGTGTTGGTGCCTGGGGGCGTTGCAGTGATGCTGGAATTTTGCCGACCGCCGACAAGTTGGTGGCGCACACCAATCGGTGTCTTTGTTCGCTACGCTGTCCCACTGATGGGTCGGTGGCTCAGCCAACCCCTCGCTTACGCTTACCTGACGGCGTCTATCAGCACTTTTGCCTCTGCTGAGGAAATTGCCGAACGGATGCAAAGAGCGCAATTTCGTGCGGCGTTTTGGTTACCTCTCACTTTCGGTGTGGCGACCCTATTCTGGGGCGTTCGGTAAGAGGGCGCTGCCCCAGAAAGGAGCGCACTCATCACTCCTTTCTGGGGCAGAACAAGGTCAGAACTCGCGCATGACACGCACCTTGTCCGCCCGCGGGCCTTTGGGCGAATCCACGACATCAAACTCCACGCGCTGCCCTTGGCGGAGGGTGCGGAACCCTTCGCCCTCAATCGCGCTGTAGTGAACAAAGATGTCCGTCCCGTCGTCACGGGAAATAAACCCGTAACCTTTGGACTCATTGAACCACTTCACTGTGCCTTTGAACTTCGCCATAGCGACCGAGCCTCCTTCGGCAGATTTAATCACCACGGTGCGGATTGCGTCCTCTGCCTCCGGAAGCCCGGCGTGGCAGCGGCACATCCGACCGTGTGGCATTTGCCAGTGTAACACGCCACTACGGCTGAAGCAAGGGATCAACTGCTGGCGCCCCGTCGCGTGCGTTTTTGGTAGGCTTGCCATTCTTGCTCCCCGTAAACTTTCCACGACACCGCATCAAAGACGGCACGGGCGCGGTCTGGCGCAGCCAAAACGACGACCACTGCCTCACCGCCTTTTAAGGCGGCTTCTTTGCCGCGATGCCCTTTACCCGCCAAGAAACAGCATGTGCCCCGTCCTGGCAGAGTCACTTTGTGTTCTTTGCCATCGGCTTCTACGACGAGGGTCAAAGTGGCGGCGTCAAATGACTTGACTTTGCCCCGCAGGGTCGGGTAGCGCAGGAAAGCGAAGAAGGTTACGGGATCGGCGAGGGCGTTGATTTCTTTCATGCCGCGTTTCCACGAGACGAGCACTTGGTCGCCTTCTTTGAAGTCGGCTAACTTTGCGTCTTTGCCGTCTTTCATGATGCGGCTATCGGCGGCGACTTTTAACACCCATTCTCGCTCCGTGCCCCGATAGGTGCCTTTGAGGGTGATGGTGTTAGCGGCGGTATCAACTTTGACGACCGTCGCAAGGGTGTGGGACAACGGACGGAACGTTGTCGGTTTTGGGGGTGCTGTAGGTTGTTGCGCTTGCTGTGCCACCCCGATCCCCAACGCAACGAGGCTCATCACTCCACCAAGCAGCCATGACCGCACCATTTGGGATCACCTCCCTACCAAATTGGTCGCTTAAAATTTTGCCCACCAGCGGCTTTGTTGTCAACCGTTGCTTCACCGCAAAGGCTGCTTTACATTGATAAGGCGGTAGCGTCGGTCTGTTCTCGTGAACTCGTGAAAGGGACGATGCGACACTGGCTGCATTTTGGAGGTGGGTTTGGTATGCACATCACACCCGAAAAATTGGCGAAGTTGACGACGGAATATGTGGGCTACTTGGAGGGCGACCGCTTGGACGCGTTCTTTCACGAATTTGGCATCAAGTTTGCGGCGGGGCATTGGTGCGCCGGCGAATTCTACGACCGCTTCAACCCCTTTGGTTACAACCGCCACCGCCCCGATTTTCGCGATACCGTCGTAGACCAGATTGCCCGCGTCGCGCAGGCAGGCATTGAAGGCATTGAGTTCCACGATGTGCTGTTTCTGGACGCTAACGGGCACATTGACGACGCCAAAATCGCTGAGGTCAAAGACGCCTTAGCCCACTACAAAGTCACGCCGACCAACATGAACATCAATGTCTGGACGGACTCCCGCTACCGCTTAGGCGGTGTGACCAACCCTGACCCTGTCGTCCGTCAACGGGCGCTAGAGCAATGCTTGCAAGCGATAGAAATCGCTCAGCGTGTCGGTTGCAGCAGTGTGGCGCTTTGGCCTGGTGCGGACGGTTGGGACTACAACTTGGAGGTCAATTACGGGCAACAACTGGACTGGTTCATTGAAGCGTGCGTGGAAATCAACCGCAAGGCGATGGCAGCGGGGTTGCGGTTCGGGACGGAAGCGAAACCGAAAGAGCCCCGTGAGGGGAACATGCTGACATCCACGACGGCGAAAGCGGCGCTGGTCGCCAAAGAGGTCAACGCCCTCTGCGGCGGCACAAACATGGGCGTCGCCATTGACTACGGGCACGAGCAAATGTATGGCGACGAACCTGCCGCGCAACTTTACATGCTCAAACGCTTTGGCGTGCCCATCGTCAACTTCCACCTGAACGACGCCAAATACCGCAGTAACGATGAAGACCGCGTGGCGGGCACCAGCGATGTCTGGCGGCTAGTGGATTTCTGCTACGCCGCCATCGATGTCGGCTACGACGGTTGGTTTGGCGAAGACCAGTTCACCTACCGCATGGAGCAAGTGCAAGCGATGCGTTTGAGCAAAGAGTTTTTCGGCAACGCCATGAAAAAGGCGCTGCTCATCTATGCCCAAAAGGATGCGCTGGAACGAGCCCGCCAAAGTGGCGACCAAGCTGCCGTCCTGCATCTGGTTAAGCGGATCATCTACACGGCGTAGCCAGCGAGGGCGGGCAGGAGCCGCAAAGCCGTCGCATCCTTTGGTCGTTGCGGGAGGCTGACCGTCGTGGGCGTGCTTGCCGGTGTCGCCTTTGTGGCACCCTATCGCGGTCGCGCCGTCCCGAAGAGGTGACAGCGATGCTGCGTGTGGAGCACCTGAGTATCCGGCTGGGGGAGTTTGACCTGCGGGATATTTCGCTGGAGGTGCGGGCGGGTGAGTATTTCGTCTTACTCGGTCCGACGGGCACGGGTAAAACGGTGCTGATTGAGTGCATCGCCGGCTTACATCGTCCCCGATCGGGGCGCATCGTTTTGAACGGGTGCGATGTGACCGACTTGCCACCTGAGGAGCGGGGTATCGCTTATGTCCCGCAGGACTACGCCCTTTTCCCCAACCTGACGGTGTTTGAGAACATCGCCTTTGGTTTGCGCGTCCGCAAGTTGTCCGATGTAAAGGTGCGGGCGAGGGTGCACGAACTCGCTGAGTGGCTGCGCATCACTTATTTGCTGGACCGCTTGCCCTTGACGCTTAGCGGAGGCGAGAAGCAGCGGGTCGCGTTAGCACGGGCGCTTGCCGTTGACCCACAAATTTTGCTCTTGGACGAACCCCTTGCCGCCGTTGACGAGCAAACACGCGAACGGTTGTGCCGTGAACTCAAGACAATCCAACGCCAAACGGAGGCAACCTTCATCCATGTCAGCCACAACTTTGAAGAGACCTTAGCCGTTGCCGACCGCATCGGCGTGATGAATTTCACGGAAGAGGACGCAGGGCGTGGGATGCGGTTGCGGGTTGGTCGGTTGCTGCAGGTCGGGACACCCGAAGAGATTTTCTACCGTCCCGCTAACGAGTTCGTGGCGCAATTTACGCGTGCAGAAAACATCTGGCGGGGCGTAGTGCGTGGGCAAACGGCGGGGTGGGTGCAAGTCTGGCTCAACGGGGCGGTGCTTTGGGCGCAAGTGCCTGAAGGGCGGCAAGTGCCTAAAGGCGAAGTCACAGTTGTCGTGCGCCCCGAACGAGTGCGGTTAATGCCCGCTCAGACCCAACTCAGCGAGCAGATGAACTCGCTGCACGGTGAGGTCGTAGCGCTGACGGACAAGGGGGCGATGTGGCGGGTAGAAGTAGCGACGGAAGCCAGCGTCACCGTCGTCGCCTTGCTGTCCAAGCGGGAAGCGGAGCAATCGGGCGTGACCTTAGGGCAGTCAGTCGCTGTTGCCTTAGAGCCGTCGTTCATTCACTTGTGCCCCACAACCGTCACAGGAACTATCGCTGAGCCTATCGGCGTTGAAAAGTAAGGGCACATG
This window contains:
- the ubiE_3 gene encoding Ubiquinone/menaquinone biosynthesis C-methyltransferase UbiE produces the protein MLQRQRDAIAQMFGAIAPRYDFLNHLLSLGTDVRWRQFAVRWLPAAARLIVDIGTGTGDFAFAALSRCPQAQVIGVDVSLPMLRIARHKAARHAPHRCTWVLGDALQLPLPDQCADAILCAFALRNFSDIDQGLREMVRVLVPGGVAVMLEFCRPPTSWWRTPIGVFVRYAVPLMGRWLSQPLAYAYLTASISTFASAEEIAERMQRAQFRAAFWLPLTFGVATLFWGVR
- the cspE_1 gene encoding Cold shock-like protein CspE, which gives rise to MAKFKGTVKWFNESKGYGFISRDDGTDIFVHYSAIEGEGFRTLRQGQRVEFDVVDSPKGPRADKVRVMREF
- the xylA_2 gene encoding Xylose isomerase, which translates into the protein MHITPEKLAKLTTEYVGYLEGDRLDAFFHEFGIKFAAGHWCAGEFYDRFNPFGYNRHRPDFRDTVVDQIARVAQAGIEGIEFHDVLFLDANGHIDDAKIAEVKDALAHYKVTPTNMNINVWTDSRYRLGGVTNPDPVVRQRALEQCLQAIEIAQRVGCSSVALWPGADGWDYNLEVNYGQQLDWFIEACVEINRKAMAAGLRFGTEAKPKEPREGNMLTSTTAKAALVAKEVNALCGGTNMGVAIDYGHEQMYGDEPAAQLYMLKRFGVPIVNFHLNDAKYRSNDEDRVAGTSDVWRLVDFCYAAIDVGYDGWFGEDQFTYRMEQVQAMRLSKEFFGNAMKKALLIYAQKDALERARQSGDQAAVLHLVKRIIYTA
- the cysA_3 gene encoding Sulfate/thiosulfate import ATP-binding protein CysA produces the protein MLRVEHLSIRLGEFDLRDISLEVRAGEYFVLLGPTGTGKTVLIECIAGLHRPRSGRIVLNGCDVTDLPPEERGIAYVPQDYALFPNLTVFENIAFGLRVRKLSDVKVRARVHELAEWLRITYLLDRLPLTLSGGEKQRVALARALAVDPQILLLDEPLAAVDEQTRERLCRELKTIQRQTEATFIHVSHNFEETLAVADRIGVMNFTEEDAGRGMRLRVGRLLQVGTPEEIFYRPANEFVAQFTRAENIWRGVVRGQTAGWVQVWLNGAVLWAQVPEGRQVPKGEVTVVVRPERVRLMPAQTQLSEQMNSLHGEVVALTDKGAMWRVEVATEASVTVVALLSKREAEQSGVTLGQSVAVALEPSFIHLCPTTVTGTIAEPIGVEK